The following are encoded in a window of bacterium genomic DNA:
- a CDS encoding tryptophan-rich sensory protein: MRRLLRYVLFIALAQAAGLIGTIFTMDAIPTWYASLQKPSFAPPNWVFGPVWTTLYTLIGIAGARAWELRTRKTNADRGLTWFWIQLFLNAIWSPIFFGAKNPGLALIVIVFMWLTIAMTIREFWKAEKRMALLLIPYIAWVSFATALNYAYWTLN; this comes from the coding sequence ATGCGACGCTTGCTCCGCTACGTACTCTTCATCGCACTCGCACAGGCCGCGGGACTTATCGGTACCATCTTCACGATGGATGCGATCCCGACCTGGTACGCATCGCTTCAGAAGCCGTCTTTCGCTCCGCCGAACTGGGTGTTCGGTCCGGTGTGGACGACACTCTACACACTCATCGGTATCGCGGGCGCTCGCGCATGGGAGCTGCGGACGCGCAAGACGAACGCGGACCGCGGTCTCACCTGGTTCTGGATCCAGCTCTTCCTGAACGCGATCTGGTCGCCGATCTTCTTCGGTGCGAAGAATCCCGGTCTCGCGCTCATCGTGATCGTCTTCATGTGGCTCACGATCGCCATGACGATCCGTGAATTCTGGAAGGCAGAGAAGCGAATGGCGCTGCTGCTTATCCCGTACATCGCGTGGGTCTCCTTTGCTACAGCTCTGAATTACGCGTACTGGACGCTGAACTAG